In Lepisosteus oculatus isolate fLepOcu1 chromosome 15, fLepOcu1.hap2, whole genome shotgun sequence, one genomic interval encodes:
- the spryd7a gene encoding SPRY domain-containing protein 7 codes for MAAIFCCCLRCCGDGGSGHIPLKEMPAVQLDTQRMGTDVVIVKSGRRICGTGACLANAPLHQNKSYFEFKIQSTGVWGIGVATQKANLNQIPLGRDVHSLVLRHDGSVYHNNEEKNRLPANSIPQEGDIVGVTYDHVELNLYLNGKNMHCPASGIRGTVFPVVYVDDSAILDCQFSDFYHTPPQGFEKILFEQQIF; via the exons ATGGCTGCGATTTTCTGCTGCTGTTTGAGATGCTGTGGAGACGGGGGATCGGGCCATATTCCGCTGAAAGAGATGCCCGCCGTCCAGCTAGACACACAGCGCATGG gcACGGATGTCGTGATCGTGAAAAGTGGCAGAAGAATATGTGGCACAGGGGCGTGTCTAGCCAATGCCCCCCTGCATCAGAACAAGAGCTACTTTGAGTTCAAAATCCAGTCCACAG GGGTGTGGGGGATCGGGGTGGCCACGCAGAAGGCCAACCTGAACCAGATTCCTCTGGGGCGCGACGTGCACAGCCTGGTCCTGAGGCATGACGGGTCGGTGTACCACAACAACGAGGAGAAGAACCGGCTGCCTGCCAACAGCATCCCGCAGGAGGGAGACATCGTT GGTGTCACTTATGACCACGTTGAACTAAACTTATATTTGAATGGAAAGAACATGCATTGTCCAGCATCAGGGATCCGTGGGACAGTGTTTCCAGTTGTATATG TGGATGACAGTGCCATACTGGATTGCCAGTTCAGCGACTTCTACCACACGCCACCCCAAGGGTTTGAGAAGATCCTGTTCGAGCAGCAgatcttctaa